ATGATCCGACTCCAGGAATAAATCCAGCCACTGGCAAACTGTCAGATTGCTGCCATAAGGATAAAAAGAGTCGGGAACTCGACGGTTCTGATAATGACCAGGGTTGTTGTCGTTCTGCAAAAAACTGTTGTAGTCCTGCGGGTCGACATAGCGCATCGGCAGGCCTCCACCGATATCGATCATGACCGGGTCGAGGCCCATTTCCCTTGCCGCATCGATGAAGCCAGTGACTTCACGGAAAGCCTGTACCCGGGTTTCGTAACCGTAACCGCCGAGGTGGAAATGGAAGCCTTCGAAGTGGAACGACTCACGCTGTTCGACCAGGTGTTGAAGGCACTGAAACAAATCCTTCGCGCCCATTCCGAAGCGGCTCGCCGGGCAACTTGTCGGCCTGTAACGCAGCAGGATCCGGGCTTTGGCCGGTGGTTGCGAAGTGTCGAGCAGCGCTTTGAGATGGCCGATCTCTTCCAGAGAATCCACACAGATCAGCGATCCGCCTTGCAACAGTACCTGATGAAATGCTGCCGTTTTGGCCGGCCCGGTCGCACACAAATGTTCCGCCGGCGTTCCGGCGCGCAGTGCCGCCTGCAGCTCAAACAGGCTCGACACGTCGGTGCCGATGCCCGAAGCCGATGCCGCAGTCAGCAGGCATTGCGACTTGTTGGCTTTTGCTCCGTAGAAAATCGCGTAGTCGACGTCGTGTCGTTTCAACACCGATTGCAGCGCCTGTACGTTGGCCTCAAATGCATGCGGCCATACCAGATTCAGTGGGGATCCGTGTTGGTTAACGAGTTCAACAAGTTTTTCCGGAGAGTGTTTAAGTAGATTGTCGATAACAGGATCAATTAACGGTTTCAGCACTTTTGGGTATTGGGCTTCTGTTGTTTCTTTAGTTGGCGGCGCAATTAATTCAGGCATAGAAAACCTCTGGCGTCGATAATCGCCATGTATAGGTCGACAACTAATCGTTATCGATTTTTGTGTTCTTGCTGCTCGTCAGATACGAGTGTTTAAAGAGGTGGTGGCGGATGACAGATCCACTCTGCAAATAAACACGGGGTATGTTCTTTCATAAAATTTTCACAAAACTGTTTCATGAGAACCCAACTCCCTAAGGTTCAGGCAGGCAAGGAGAAGGCCAATGACTGATGGCCTTGTCTCTTTTGAAGTGCCATTACCTGACATGTAAATGACATCATTGCGCCGAACTTTCCGTGAACAAAATCACAGGACTTGATTTGAATCCTGACCCTGTCATCGGCTCGAACAATATTGCGAACAGGAACGATTATCAAGTAAGGTTTTCAAATATTTTTGAATGAACACACACAACAGGGGAGTGCGAAGCCGCTTGTTCGCACGCTCAAGTAAGCGCTCGCGTGTTGATTTTAAAAACCGTCAACGCCTTGTTATTCAAGGTGTTGGCGGTTGATTCAAGACACCCGGATTCAACCCGGTTTTTCCCCTGTAACAGGTGTTCGAATTTTTTTGAAAACCCACGACTGAAGCACGCTCAGGAGAGTCCCGATGACTGTTCGTCACAGCACCAACGCCACGCTTCCCATCAGCTACCTGTTCGTTCCCGGCAACCGGCCGGAGCGCTTTTCCAAAGCGGTCGAGGCCGGGCCGGACGCGATCATTCTCGACCTCGAAGATGCCG
This genomic window from Pseudomonas kribbensis contains:
- a CDS encoding Y4yA family PLP-dependent enzyme; this translates as MPELIAPPTKETTEAQYPKVLKPLIDPVIDNLLKHSPEKLVELVNQHGSPLNLVWPHAFEANVQALQSVLKRHDVDYAIFYGAKANKSQCLLTAASASGIGTDVSSLFELQAALRAGTPAEHLCATGPAKTAAFHQVLLQGGSLICVDSLEEIGHLKALLDTSQPPAKARILLRYRPTSCPASRFGMGAKDLFQCLQHLVEQRESFHFEGFHFHLGGYGYETRVQAFREVTGFIDAAREMGLDPVMIDIGGGLPMRYVDPQDYNSFLQNDNNPGHYQNRRVPDSFYPYGSNLTVCQWLDLFLESDHSPGKTIAGYLKSQNIKLALEPGRSLVDQAAISVFRVTRTKQIADNKVVIFAEGSSFSACETWFSSEYLVDPILITSKESQPVPMQAYIAGHSCLDDDVITHRLINFDTTPQTGDLLIYANTAGYQMDLLENEFHRHPLPQRLMVTCCTDGNYAFTPDY